Proteins found in one Paenibacillus dendritiformis genomic segment:
- a CDS encoding SpoIID/LytB domain-containing protein — MTTTYRNVIRRTVTGAVAGTLLLGGAAMLPAGVFPAAPVVAFADNGQAAKAGAQSPEQIVSEPIRVALFADLGSRSPGQTPQVTLNSTVGLQIGARGAGTSGPLKAERTIRFSADDYKIKLYESKNKAAALAVLKQAEANNTAVMIEFSRRGATFYSVYAGSYPTEKAAGQALDRMKDDQGLMELVQDYKPTLAGPNYLQAGTYSSEKEAAPALKTLLDADIDAYLVTMLDNGKSRVAVWAGQAASAADLGDTKQKIARASLTAETVQADGALIHMKEADEGKTITHYRVNGDAKWMVSTSTPSTIQVTERYGRAYRGDMEVSLHKDKLALVNEVPLEQYLVSVVGGEVYAEWPEDALKAQAVAARTFALYQNGKFEIANVVDTTLSQAYFGVEKEHDNIRKAVEATAGEVLMQDGKLIEAIFHSNAGGKTADPSEIWGGDYGYFQVVDSPDEGVLEGKKSWFQVILPDGKSGYVREDVVRPVNRNNEAGFEQVTAIEDGTNVRPIPAIQSNVAPVAKVNEGTEMTVIDTVPESTEMNWVRGPYTSAQITAWLKERTKTELNGPVTSLEITERGPSGRVTKIEANGVPVGVSYPDNFRSAFGGLPSTLFDIVPAGTAAVIGADGKVKDTKLAGSAAQGSGGASGSSLPAGTVAVDGKGKAEVLSKEASFLFVGRGNGHGVGMSQWGAKGLADQGYDYEAILKYYYKNVDLVKR, encoded by the coding sequence ATGACTACCACCTACCGGAATGTGATTCGAAGAACCGTCACCGGCGCCGTCGCAGGCACGCTGCTGCTCGGGGGAGCCGCGATGCTGCCTGCAGGGGTCTTCCCTGCAGCGCCGGTTGTAGCCTTTGCAGATAACGGCCAAGCAGCCAAGGCTGGAGCCCAATCACCGGAGCAGATCGTATCCGAACCGATTCGTGTCGCATTATTTGCCGATTTGGGCAGCCGGTCACCGGGCCAGACGCCTCAGGTGACCCTGAATTCAACCGTCGGGCTTCAGATTGGAGCCCGTGGAGCCGGAACGTCCGGACCGTTGAAAGCAGAACGGACGATCCGCTTCAGTGCGGATGATTACAAAATCAAGCTGTATGAATCGAAGAACAAGGCGGCCGCTCTGGCGGTGCTGAAGCAGGCGGAGGCGAACAACACCGCCGTTATGATTGAATTCAGCCGCCGCGGCGCGACATTCTATTCGGTCTATGCGGGCAGCTACCCGACCGAGAAGGCGGCTGGACAGGCCCTTGACCGCATGAAGGACGATCAAGGCTTGATGGAGCTGGTGCAGGACTACAAGCCCACATTAGCGGGTCCGAATTACCTCCAGGCAGGAACCTATTCGTCCGAGAAGGAGGCGGCACCGGCGCTGAAGACGCTGCTGGATGCCGATATCGACGCCTATCTCGTTACGATGCTGGACAACGGGAAGAGCCGGGTAGCGGTATGGGCCGGACAAGCGGCCTCGGCAGCCGATCTGGGCGACACGAAGCAGAAAATAGCCCGCGCCTCCTTGACGGCCGAAACTGTGCAGGCGGACGGCGCGCTTATACATATGAAGGAAGCCGACGAAGGCAAGACGATTACGCATTACCGCGTGAACGGCGACGCGAAATGGATGGTGTCGACGAGCACGCCAAGCACGATCCAGGTAACGGAGCGGTACGGGCGGGCCTACCGCGGCGATATGGAGGTCAGTCTGCACAAAGATAAGCTGGCGCTCGTCAATGAAGTTCCGCTGGAGCAATATTTGGTATCTGTCGTCGGCGGCGAGGTGTATGCCGAATGGCCGGAGGATGCGCTGAAGGCTCAGGCGGTCGCTGCCCGGACGTTCGCGCTCTACCAGAACGGCAAGTTCGAGATTGCGAATGTGGTGGATACGACGTTAAGCCAGGCGTACTTCGGCGTAGAGAAGGAGCATGACAATATCCGCAAAGCCGTCGAAGCGACGGCAGGGGAAGTGCTTATGCAGGATGGGAAGCTGATCGAAGCCATCTTCCACTCCAATGCCGGAGGGAAGACCGCCGATCCGAGCGAGATCTGGGGCGGAGACTATGGCTACTTCCAGGTGGTAGACAGCCCGGACGAAGGGGTACTGGAAGGCAAAAAATCATGGTTCCAGGTGATCTTGCCGGACGGGAAGAGCGGTTATGTGCGGGAAGATGTCGTTCGTCCGGTGAACCGTAATAATGAAGCGGGATTCGAGCAGGTTACCGCGATTGAAGACGGCACGAACGTAAGACCGATTCCGGCAATTCAATCGAATGTCGCTCCCGTAGCGAAGGTGAACGAAGGGACGGAGATGACGGTGATCGACACGGTGCCGGAATCAACCGAGATGAATTGGGTCCGCGGGCCATATACCTCTGCCCAGATTACCGCCTGGCTCAAGGAGCGGACCAAGACGGAGCTGAACGGACCGGTAACGAGCTTGGAGATTACCGAGCGCGGACCTTCGGGGCGCGTGACCAAGATCGAAGCGAATGGCGTTCCTGTTGGAGTTAGCTACCCGGACAACTTCCGGAGCGCGTTCGGCGGCTTGCCGAGCACGCTGTTCGATATCGTGCCGGCCGGAACCGCCGCTGTGATCGGGGCGGACGGCAAGGTGAAGGACACGAAGCTGGCCGGTTCGGCAGCCCAAGGCTCCGGCGGCGCCAGCGGCTCGTCTTTGCCGGCGGGAACGGTGGCCGTTGACGGCAAAGGCAAGGCGGAAGTGCTGTCGAAGGAAGCGTCCTTCCTGTTCGTCGGCCGCGGCAACGGCCATGGCGTCGGCATGTCGCAATGGGGCGCGAAGGGTCTGGCCGATCAAGGGTATGACTACGAAGCAATCTTGAAATACTACTATAAAAACGTAGATTTAGTGAAACGGTAG
- the queA gene encoding tRNA preQ1(34) S-adenosylmethionine ribosyltransferase-isomerase QueA — MDVNLFDFHLPEHLIAQTPLADRTASRLLALNRRTGEVEHRTFPDIIEYLKPGDLLVLNDTRVIPARLHGVKPDTGGHVEVLLLKQEQDDMWEVLVKPAKRLKQGASVRFGDELTGTVIEEREMGARLIRFEYAGIFNEILDRLGQMPLPPYIKEQLNDRERYQTVYAKHEGSAAAPTAGLHFTNSILEQIRAKGVRIAMITLHVGLGTFRPMSADVVEEHVMHAEYYEMSEEAAALINETRGSGGRIIAVGTTSCRTLETVAGRYGADPVAACSGWTDIFIYPGYEFRLVDSLLTNFHLPKSTLVMLVSAFAGREHIMAAYREAIEQEYRFFSFGDAMFIFKDD; from the coding sequence ATGGATGTAAATTTATTTGATTTTCATTTGCCGGAACACCTCATTGCCCAGACCCCGCTGGCGGATCGAACGGCATCGCGTCTGCTGGCATTGAATCGGCGGACCGGAGAAGTGGAGCATCGGACTTTTCCCGATATTATTGAATACTTGAAGCCGGGCGATCTGCTGGTGCTGAACGATACCCGGGTCATCCCGGCCCGGCTGCACGGCGTCAAGCCGGATACGGGCGGGCATGTCGAGGTGCTGCTGCTGAAGCAGGAGCAGGATGATATGTGGGAAGTGTTGGTCAAGCCAGCCAAGCGGCTGAAGCAGGGGGCGAGCGTCCGCTTCGGGGACGAGCTGACCGGGACCGTCATCGAGGAGCGCGAGATGGGCGCGCGGCTCATCCGCTTCGAGTACGCGGGCATCTTCAATGAGATTCTCGATCGATTGGGGCAGATGCCGCTTCCTCCGTACATTAAGGAGCAGTTGAATGACCGGGAGCGTTATCAGACGGTATACGCGAAGCATGAAGGGTCGGCGGCGGCTCCGACAGCCGGCCTTCATTTTACGAACAGCATCCTGGAGCAGATTCGGGCCAAAGGGGTGCGCATCGCCATGATCACGCTTCATGTCGGTCTGGGCACGTTCCGGCCAATGTCGGCGGACGTGGTCGAGGAGCATGTGATGCATGCCGAATATTACGAGATGTCCGAGGAGGCGGCCGCGCTCATCAACGAGACGAGAGGCTCGGGCGGACGGATTATCGCCGTCGGCACCACTTCGTGCCGGACGCTGGAGACGGTAGCCGGCCGCTACGGGGCAGACCCGGTGGCGGCATGCTCGGGCTGGACGGATATTTTTATTTACCCGGGATATGAATTCCGTCTTGTCGACTCGCTGCTGACGAACTTCCATCTGCCCAAGTCAACCTTGGTGATGCTCGTCAGCGCCTTCGCCGGCCGGGAGCATATTATGGCGGCTTACCGGGAAGCGATAGAACAAGAATACCGGTTCTTCAGCTTCGGCGATGCGATGTTTATCTTCAAAGACGACTAA